In a single window of the Aquicella siphonis genome:
- a CDS encoding MBL fold metallo-hydrolase RNA specificity domain-containing protein, with protein sequence MEISFLGAARTVTGSKYLLTVKNKKFMIDCGLYQGYKDMRLKNWDKLPVNPQEIEAVILTHAHVDHSGYIPLLVKNGFRGKIYCTRGTRDLCSILLPDCGHLEEEDAARANRYGYSKHTPALPLYTYQDAIQALDYFMPLDFDSAHELTQDLTLKLLPSGHIIGASLVRLEHHGQSILFTGDLGRKHHPIMRAPAIVTHSDYLVIESTYGDRLHSASSPENQLADVVNNTLSKEGSVIIPAFAVGRSQDILYYLYSLKEQGRIPDVPVYLDSPMAQDVSDLFCKYADEHQLPENVCIQVCKTAKYIRTPEESKAVSQSRHSKIIISASGMATGGRILHHLKAFLPYENHTILFTGYQAPGTRGDRLMRGETEIKIHGEYIPVRASILMMENMSAHADYQEMLDWLKHFKQPPGKVFITHGMIESALSLSEKISTELGWACQIPEYLQTASL encoded by the coding sequence ATGGAGATATCATTCCTGGGCGCCGCCAGAACCGTCACCGGATCAAAATACCTGCTCACCGTCAAGAATAAAAAATTCATGATCGACTGCGGACTCTATCAGGGTTATAAAGACATGCGTCTTAAAAACTGGGACAAATTGCCGGTTAATCCCCAAGAGATTGAAGCTGTCATACTCACCCATGCGCATGTCGATCATTCCGGCTATATTCCGCTGCTGGTAAAGAACGGCTTTCGTGGAAAAATATATTGCACCCGTGGAACCCGCGATTTATGCAGCATACTTCTTCCTGATTGCGGGCATCTGGAAGAAGAGGATGCCGCCCGTGCGAACCGATACGGCTATTCCAAGCATACTCCCGCCCTGCCACTCTATACCTATCAGGATGCCATACAAGCGCTGGATTACTTCATGCCCCTGGATTTCGATTCCGCACACGAATTGACGCAAGACCTGACGCTAAAATTATTGCCGTCAGGACATATAATAGGAGCATCACTCGTCAGGCTGGAGCATCACGGTCAATCCATTTTGTTCACGGGTGACCTGGGACGAAAGCATCACCCCATTATGCGCGCCCCCGCTATCGTCACCCATAGCGATTACCTTGTGATCGAATCCACTTACGGCGACCGGCTGCACAGTGCCTCCAGCCCCGAAAATCAATTAGCGGACGTTGTTAACAATACACTCTCCAAGGAGGGAAGCGTCATCATTCCCGCTTTCGCGGTTGGACGGTCACAGGATATTCTTTATTATCTCTACTCATTAAAAGAACAAGGCCGCATACCTGATGTGCCCGTTTACCTTGACAGCCCCATGGCGCAGGATGTAAGTGATCTGTTTTGCAAATACGCGGACGAACATCAACTGCCGGAAAACGTATGTATTCAGGTATGCAAAACCGCAAAATACATTCGCACACCAGAAGAATCCAAAGCGGTTTCTCAATCTCGCCATTCCAAAATCATCATTTCAGCGAGCGGCATGGCGACGGGCGGGCGTATTTTGCACCATTTGAAAGCCTTTTTACCTTATGAAAACCACACCATTTTATTCACTGGTTACCAGGCGCCCGGCACTCGCGGCGACCGCCTGATGCGAGGTGAAACTGAAATCAAAATTCACGGTGAATATATTCCTGTGCGCGCCAGCATCCTCATGATGGAAAACATGTCTGCACACGCGGATTATCAGGAAATGCTGGATTGGCTGAAGCACTTCAAACAGCCGCCCGGCAAAGTCTTTATCACACACGGCATGATTGAAAGTGCTTTATCATTGTCAGAAAAAATTTCTACTGAACTGGGCTGGGCTTGCCAAATACCAGAATATTTACAAACCGCAAGTCTCTGA
- a CDS encoding Re/Si-specific NAD(P)(+) transhydrogenase subunit alpha — MKIGIPREVMPGEKRVAAVPETVSRMIKAGMEVAVESGAGLLSHIEDKDYQQAGAVIASDHQTLFAQADVILKVNKPVMDEKLHMHELDMMKEGTTLIAPLYPARNPDLVKQLIEKKITSFSLDMLPRIARAQSMDILSSMSNLAGYKSVILAADHLGKIFPMLTTAAGTILPAKVIVIGAGVAGLQAIATARRLGGVVIAFDTRPVVAEQVKSLGADFVSLETSHEQSQDTGGYAKEQTAEFYQKEQEIIRQYSREADVIITTALIPGKRAPILITESMVREMKRGSVIVDLAVEQEGNCELSEPGQIIVRHDVTIIGILNIPSTVVSNASQLYSKNLLAFLSYIAPQLQASRLDMTDEIVKGCLVTYQGDVLNAVVKQVLK; from the coding sequence ATGAAGATTGGTATTCCCAGGGAAGTGATGCCAGGAGAAAAACGTGTCGCCGCCGTTCCGGAAACCGTATCCCGGATGATCAAGGCAGGAATGGAAGTAGCGGTTGAGTCCGGAGCCGGGTTGCTGTCTCATATTGAAGACAAGGATTATCAGCAGGCGGGCGCTGTGATCGCTTCGGACCATCAGACCTTGTTCGCACAAGCGGATGTAATTTTAAAGGTTAACAAGCCTGTCATGGATGAAAAGTTACACATGCATGAACTTGACATGATGAAGGAGGGAACGACACTCATCGCTCCGCTTTATCCAGCTCGCAACCCGGACCTCGTAAAACAGCTGATAGAAAAGAAAATCACTTCCTTTTCACTTGACATGCTCCCGAGAATTGCCCGCGCGCAGTCTATGGATATCCTGAGTTCCATGAGCAATCTCGCCGGCTACAAAAGTGTCATCCTGGCGGCAGACCATCTTGGGAAGATTTTTCCCATGCTGACAACGGCGGCAGGCACTATTCTGCCCGCCAAGGTTATTGTGATCGGGGCGGGCGTCGCAGGTTTACAAGCCATCGCAACAGCCCGGCGTCTTGGCGGTGTCGTCATCGCCTTCGATACCAGGCCGGTGGTGGCCGAACAAGTCAAAAGTCTGGGCGCTGATTTTGTCAGTCTGGAAACATCACACGAACAATCTCAAGACACGGGTGGATATGCAAAAGAACAAACGGCGGAATTTTACCAAAAGGAACAGGAAATTATCCGCCAATACAGCCGCGAAGCAGACGTCATTATCACCACAGCCCTGATTCCGGGAAAGCGCGCGCCGATTTTAATCACGGAATCCATGGTAAGGGAAATGAAACGCGGGTCGGTCATTGTGGACCTGGCCGTCGAACAAGAAGGAAATTGTGAGTTATCAGAACCCGGACAGATCATAGTCAGACATGATGTTACCATCATCGGCATTTTAAACATTCCCAGCACGGTCGTTTCAAATGCAAGCCAGCTATATTCAAAAAACCTGCTTGCGTTTTTGAGTTATATCGCACCGCAATTACAAGCATCCCGGCTTGATATGACTGACGAGATTGTCAAAGGATGCCTGGTGACTTATCAAGGCGACGTCCTGAATGCAGTCGTCAAACAGGTTCTGAAATAA
- the phhA gene encoding phenylalanine 4-monooxygenase codes for MTYKKTSTYVARPVDEHGNADYSPEENQIWQDLITRQIPIVQGRACDEYIRGIDLLDLPHDRIPQCPEVSSVLRDTTGWALEPVPALIPFDHFFSLLASRKFPAATFIRRREELDYLQEPDIFHEVFGHCPMLTNKACADFTHTYGKLGLKASHADQVMLAKLYWFTIEFGLIKTGTGLRAYGGGILSSKSETVYCLESPIPQRKPFDVMDVLRTPYRIDIIQPIYFVIDSFDVLFSLTEMDLIGMIHQARELGMYEPAYTK; via the coding sequence ATGACATACAAAAAAACATCCACTTATGTTGCCAGGCCTGTTGATGAACATGGAAACGCAGATTATTCTCCCGAAGAAAATCAGATCTGGCAGGATTTGATTACCCGGCAAATTCCCATAGTCCAGGGACGCGCCTGCGACGAGTACATACGCGGGATTGATTTGCTGGATTTGCCTCACGACCGCATTCCTCAATGCCCTGAAGTATCCAGCGTCCTGCGTGACACGACCGGCTGGGCGCTGGAGCCCGTGCCTGCCCTGATTCCATTCGATCATTTTTTTAGCCTGCTCGCCAGTCGAAAATTTCCTGCCGCGACATTCATACGACGACGTGAAGAACTGGATTATTTGCAGGAACCGGATATTTTCCATGAAGTTTTCGGCCACTGCCCCATGCTGACCAATAAGGCTTGCGCTGATTTCACCCATACCTACGGCAAATTAGGCCTGAAGGCATCACATGCTGACCAAGTCATGCTGGCGAAACTCTATTGGTTTACTATAGAATTTGGTTTAATCAAAACCGGCACCGGATTGCGCGCTTACGGCGGCGGGATTTTATCTTCAAAGAGCGAAACCGTATATTGTTTGGAAAGCCCGATACCGCAGCGCAAGCCGTTTGATGTCATGGACGTATTACGCACGCCTTATCGAATTGATATCATTCAACCTATCTATTTTGTGATAGACAGCTTTGACGTACTATTCAGTTTAACGGAAATGGATTTGATTGGCATGATCCATCAAGCGCGCGAGTTAGGCATGTACGAACCTGCGTATACAAAATGA
- the hppD gene encoding 4-hydroxyphenylpyruvate dioxygenase: MHPHNPVGTDGFDFLEFATHDVPKLTQQFLAMGFIPVAHHNQHDAVIFQQNDIRFIINSTKDSMASQFADEHGASVSAMGFRVSDAKAAYQHALAKGAIPYQPLANKAVYDMPAIYGVGNSLIYFVDYKNGSSNYAHHFSYHEPSQLPHQGNGLTYLDHVTHNLHRGNMVEWADFYTRLFNFHEVRYFDIEGRVTGLKSKAMTSPCGKIRIPLNESSDDKSQIEEFLKDFNGEGIQHIALGTSSIYTSVESLRGQGLEFLDTPDTYFDLIEKRLPNHGEPTEDLRKNRILIDGDTSNGKKLLLQIFTKNMLGPVFFEIIQRKGDEGFGEGNFRALFESIELDQIRRGVLKVEDQKV; encoded by the coding sequence ATGCACCCTCACAACCCTGTAGGAACAGATGGATTTGATTTTCTTGAATTTGCCACTCATGATGTTCCCAAACTCACTCAGCAATTCCTGGCCATGGGTTTTATTCCTGTAGCACATCACAATCAACATGATGCCGTCATCTTCCAGCAAAATGACATACGCTTCATCATTAATTCCACCAAAGACAGCATGGCCAGCCAATTTGCGGATGAGCACGGCGCTTCGGTCTCGGCAATGGGATTCCGCGTAAGCGATGCGAAAGCCGCCTACCAGCACGCCCTGGCGAAAGGCGCGATTCCCTATCAACCGCTGGCTAACAAAGCCGTTTATGACATGCCTGCAATATACGGCGTAGGCAACAGCCTGATATATTTTGTTGATTATAAAAATGGCAGTTCTAATTACGCTCATCATTTTTCTTATCATGAGCCGTCACAGTTGCCGCATCAAGGCAACGGCCTTACTTATCTTGATCATGTCACACATAATCTGCATCGCGGCAACATGGTGGAATGGGCTGATTTTTATACGCGTCTTTTCAATTTTCATGAAGTGCGGTACTTTGATATCGAAGGCAGGGTCACCGGATTAAAAAGCAAGGCCATGACCAGCCCCTGCGGCAAGATTCGCATTCCTCTCAATGAATCTTCCGACGACAAATCTCAGATTGAAGAATTCCTCAAAGACTTTAATGGCGAAGGCATACAGCACATTGCCCTGGGGACAAGCAGTATCTATACAAGCGTTGAATCCTTACGCGGCCAGGGTCTCGAATTCCTGGATACACCGGACACTTATTTCGATCTCATCGAAAAACGCCTGCCCAATCACGGTGAACCCACTGAAGATCTGAGAAAAAACCGCATTCTCATTGATGGCGACACATCGAATGGCAAAAAATTATTATTGCAGATTTTCACTAAAAACATGCTGGGGCCCGTGTTTTTTGAAATCATACAACGCAAAGGTGACGAAGGATTTGGCGAAGGCAACTTTCGCGCCTTGTTCGAATCCATTGAACTTGACCAAATTCGCCGCGGTGTACTCAAAGTGGAAGACCAGAAAGTATGA
- the hmgA gene encoding homogentisate 1,2-dioxygenase, protein MSDSLAYHCGFGNHFEAEALPGALVKSRNSPQKVPYGLYAEQLSGRAFTAPRKENLSSWLYRIRPSVLHGEFTPVTPSGLAGTPFNPSLTPPTQLRWDPMPYPQSDCDFIEGLVTLAGNGSIELQTGAAIHLYCATRSMENQYFYNADGDFLIVPQEGRLRFKTEFGTLDIEPGEILVIQRGIKYQVKLLGSRARGYICENFGAPFRLPELGVIGANGLANPRDFLYPTAAFEDSASRYRLLAKFQGHLWEAEISHSPLDVVAWHGNYAPYKYDLRLFNTINTVSFDHPDPSIFTVLTSPSQEPGVANVDFVIFPPRWMVASDTFRPPYYHRNIMSEYMGLIYGTYDAKENGFVPGGGSLHNCMSAHGPDASAYEKAVSMPLQPEYYSDTLAFMFESRQVWQLTPAALNADFRQKNYLECWKGLKVCFQA, encoded by the coding sequence ATGTCAGACTCATTAGCTTACCACTGCGGTTTTGGAAATCATTTTGAAGCGGAAGCGCTTCCCGGCGCGCTGGTAAAAAGCCGGAATTCTCCGCAAAAAGTGCCATACGGACTCTATGCCGAGCAATTAAGCGGGCGTGCATTCACCGCTCCCAGAAAGGAAAATCTGTCCAGCTGGCTCTACCGCATTCGTCCCTCGGTTTTACACGGTGAATTTACCCCGGTTACTCCCTCGGGTCTTGCCGGCACGCCTTTTAACCCTTCGCTCACACCGCCTACCCAGCTGCGCTGGGATCCCATGCCATATCCGCAATCTGACTGCGATTTCATTGAAGGCTTGGTCACACTGGCCGGAAACGGAAGCATAGAGTTGCAAACAGGAGCGGCCATTCATCTGTATTGCGCGACACGTTCCATGGAGAATCAGTATTTCTATAATGCAGACGGGGATTTTCTCATCGTACCCCAGGAAGGACGCCTGCGGTTTAAAACCGAGTTTGGCACGCTGGACATTGAACCTGGTGAAATTCTTGTCATCCAGCGCGGCATCAAATATCAAGTCAAACTATTGGGATCACGTGCGCGCGGATACATCTGTGAAAACTTTGGCGCACCTTTTCGCCTTCCGGAACTGGGCGTCATAGGCGCAAACGGGCTGGCGAATCCGCGTGATTTTCTTTATCCCACTGCCGCTTTCGAAGATAGTGCAAGCCGTTATCGGCTGCTGGCGAAATTCCAAGGTCATTTATGGGAGGCAGAAATTTCCCACTCCCCGTTAGATGTGGTGGCATGGCATGGCAATTACGCGCCATACAAATATGACCTCAGACTTTTCAACACCATCAATACCGTCAGTTTTGATCATCCTGATCCATCCATTTTCACTGTGCTTACCTCGCCTTCGCAAGAACCTGGCGTGGCAAACGTCGATTTTGTTATTTTTCCTCCCCGCTGGATGGTCGCGAGCGATACGTTTCGTCCCCCTTACTATCATCGTAATATCATGAGCGAATACATGGGACTGATTTATGGTACGTATGATGCCAAGGAAAACGGTTTTGTACCCGGCGGCGGCAGCCTGCACAACTGCATGTCTGCACATGGTCCGGATGCGAGTGCTTACGAAAAAGCCGTTTCCATGCCTTTGCAGCCGGAATATTACAGCGATACACTTGCTTTTATGTTTGAATCCAGACAAGTATGGCAATTGACCCCTGCTGCGTTAAATGCGGATTTTCGTCAAAAAAACTATCTGGAATGCTGGAAAGGTTTAAAAGTTTGCTTTCAGGCTTAA
- the hisC gene encoding histidinol-phosphate transaminase, protein MSKVDFRSLANNSVRNLTPYQPGKPIEELERELGITSSIKLASNENPLGPSPKVIQAATQALQKAHFYPDGGCYELKQALSRFLSVLPEQITVGNGSENVLELIVKAYLHKDDTAVISQFAFLTIPILIQSYGTRAKVVPAREWGHDIPSMIQSIDEKTRVLFLVNPNNPTGTYTNKMDFIRLMESVPPHVLVVVDEAYSEYITNPDYPNTLEFLPRYPNLVITRTFSKVYGLAALRLGYSISSVEIADILNRTRLPFNVNTIAAKAACAALDDQSHVQNSVEINQQGMQQLEEGLRQLNLKYIPSIGNFITVDVSNGMSVYQKLLLEGVIVRPLKAYDMPRHIRVTIGTRQQNDRFLKAVNKVLHARDNTVTA, encoded by the coding sequence ATGAGTAAAGTTGACTTTCGTTCCCTGGCAAACAACAGCGTACGCAACCTGACTCCTTATCAGCCAGGCAAACCCATTGAAGAACTGGAGCGCGAGCTCGGGATTACTTCTTCCATCAAACTCGCCAGCAACGAAAACCCGCTGGGGCCTAGCCCGAAAGTAATACAGGCCGCGACGCAAGCCTTGCAAAAAGCGCATTTTTATCCTGATGGGGGCTGTTATGAACTCAAACAGGCGCTTTCAAGATTTCTCTCTGTACTGCCTGAACAAATCACTGTCGGAAACGGTTCTGAAAACGTGCTGGAATTAATCGTGAAAGCCTATCTTCACAAGGATGATACCGCTGTAATTTCACAATTCGCTTTCCTGACCATTCCCATTTTGATTCAAAGTTATGGAACACGCGCCAAAGTTGTCCCTGCGCGGGAATGGGGACATGACATCCCCAGCATGATCCAATCCATCGATGAAAAAACACGCGTCTTGTTTCTGGTCAACCCCAATAACCCGACCGGAACCTATACCAATAAAATGGATTTCATCAGACTGATGGAATCCGTTCCGCCTCACGTGCTGGTGGTGGTCGATGAAGCCTATTCCGAATACATTACCAATCCAGACTACCCGAATACGCTGGAGTTTCTCCCCCGATACCCCAACCTTGTCATCACGCGCACCTTTTCCAAAGTCTATGGTTTGGCCGCGCTCAGGCTGGGATATTCCATTTCATCCGTAGAAATTGCTGATATCCTGAACCGTACCCGTCTTCCATTCAATGTCAACACCATCGCCGCCAAAGCGGCCTGCGCCGCGCTGGATGATCAATCACATGTACAAAACAGTGTCGAGATTAACCAGCAGGGAATGCAGCAACTGGAAGAAGGCTTGCGCCAGTTAAATCTGAAATACATTCCATCCATCGGCAATTTTATCACCGTGGATGTCAGCAATGGCATGTCGGTATATCAAAAGTTATTGCTTGAAGGCGTGATTGTCCGGCCGCTCAAAGCATATGACATGCCGCGGCACATTCGTGTAACCATAGGCACACGGCAGCAAAATGACCGCTTTCTGAAAGCGGTCAACAAGGTATTGCATGCCCGGGACAACACGGTAACAGCGTAA
- a CDS encoding 4a-hydroxytetrahydrobiopterin dehydratase: MSELHTIRCVGCEGGIPALTHDEISKLLPQVKGWDVSADEKFISKRFTFKGFYKTMAFVNAVAWIANQENHHPDMEVGYNYCLIKYTTHAVNGLTKNDFICAAKIDNLEATNI; encoded by the coding sequence ATGTCCGAATTACATACTATACGCTGTGTAGGCTGCGAAGGCGGTATTCCCGCGCTAACTCATGATGAAATCAGCAAATTGCTCCCGCAGGTCAAGGGATGGGATGTGAGCGCAGACGAAAAATTTATCAGCAAGCGTTTCACATTCAAGGGTTTTTACAAAACCATGGCGTTTGTCAACGCGGTGGCGTGGATTGCGAATCAGGAAAATCATCATCCAGACATGGAAGTAGGTTATAATTACTGCCTGATCAAATACACAACGCATGCGGTCAATGGATTAACCAAAAATGATTTTATCTGCGCTGCCAAAATAGATAATCTCGAAGCCACCAACATCTGA
- a CDS encoding NAD(P) transhydrogenase subunit alpha, which translates to MHNELGISDVYIFILAGFLGFQLISRIPPLLHTPLMAATNAISGIALIGSIAVAGENYDLITNLLAFVAVTCSTINVVGGFLITDRILKMFKKENPRGNKS; encoded by the coding sequence ATGCATAACGAACTGGGTATTTCTGATGTCTATATCTTCATTCTCGCCGGTTTTCTTGGTTTTCAGCTGATTTCACGCATTCCTCCCCTGTTGCACACACCGCTGATGGCGGCGACAAACGCCATTTCAGGTATTGCCCTGATCGGCTCCATTGCCGTCGCAGGCGAAAATTATGACCTGATCACCAACCTTCTGGCATTTGTTGCTGTGACTTGCTCAACCATCAATGTGGTCGGCGGTTTTCTGATAACTGACCGCATTCTCAAAATGTTTAAAAAAGAAAATCCCAGGGGCAATAAATCATGA
- a CDS encoding fumarylacetoacetate hydrolase family protein translates to MKLATLKNNSRDGHLAIVSRHLEFAVTVPEIAPTLQHALDNWMECKPRLESIYQKLNAGEISNPLRFNQQSVASPLPRAYQWADGSAYVNHVELVRKARGAEMPSNFWHDPLMYQGGSDTFLGPWDSIPLQDEKWGLDFESEIAVITTDVPPGASREIAEQSICLIMLVNDVSLRNLIPDELAKSFGFFQSKPSSAFSPVAVTPDELPMVWDGKKLSLPLLTHFNGELFGQPHAGTDMTFDFPALIAHAAKTRKLSAGTIIGSGTVSNYDRSKGSSCIAEKRMLEIIATGKAVTPFMKPGDRVRIEMLDAQGHSIFGAIDQQVIAVKEREEVC, encoded by the coding sequence ATGAAGCTCGCAACCCTGAAAAACAACTCGCGCGACGGGCATCTTGCAATTGTCAGCCGCCACCTGGAATTTGCGGTGACTGTTCCGGAAATCGCGCCTACCCTGCAGCACGCGCTGGACAACTGGATGGAATGCAAACCCAGGCTGGAATCAATCTATCAGAAGTTAAACGCGGGTGAAATCAGCAATCCATTGCGGTTTAACCAGCAATCTGTCGCCTCCCCCCTTCCGCGCGCCTACCAATGGGCGGACGGCAGCGCGTATGTCAATCATGTTGAACTGGTCCGCAAGGCGCGGGGCGCGGAAATGCCATCCAACTTCTGGCATGACCCGCTCATGTATCAAGGCGGTTCTGATACTTTTCTCGGCCCCTGGGACAGCATTCCCCTGCAGGATGAAAAATGGGGACTGGACTTTGAATCCGAAATTGCGGTCATTACAACAGATGTTCCTCCTGGCGCCAGCAGAGAAATCGCTGAACAATCCATTTGTCTTATCATGCTGGTGAATGATGTCTCACTGCGCAACCTCATTCCCGATGAACTGGCAAAAAGTTTTGGCTTCTTCCAGAGCAAACCATCCAGTGCATTTTCACCTGTCGCTGTGACGCCCGACGAATTGCCCATGGTGTGGGATGGTAAAAAACTCAGTTTGCCATTGCTGACACATTTCAATGGAGAGTTATTTGGGCAGCCGCATGCGGGCACGGACATGACTTTTGATTTTCCTGCTTTGATCGCCCATGCCGCCAAAACCAGAAAGCTGTCTGCCGGCACCATTATCGGTTCAGGAACCGTCTCCAATTATGACCGGTCCAAAGGCTCCTCCTGCATTGCCGAAAAACGCATGCTGGAAATCATCGCGACGGGCAAGGCTGTCACACCATTCATGAAGCCGGGAGACCGTGTCCGCATCGAGATGCTTGACGCGCAGGGACACTCGATATTTGGCGCCATTGACCAACAAGTGATTGCCGTGAAAGAACGTGAGGAAGTATGCTGA
- a CDS encoding NAD(P)(+) transhydrogenase (Re/Si-specific) subunit beta gives MSILQLCYVISAILFILGIRSLSSPETARRGMNFASVGMLIAIIGTLFNHQIVSYVWIIAGIVLGTVLSLPISLWIPMTKIPQRIALSHAGGALAACLIGVAEYYRYHASLSSASMGIIAVEVMLGALTFTGSLMVAGKLHGVLPSRPITYKGQNIVNISLFVVMAGIVIYLMLNPETNLTFYVLLSLSFLFGIFLVTPIGAADMPVVIAVFNSYGGLTGAVMGFMLANRIQIVTGALDGASGFILSILMCKAMNRSITNVLFGAFGKMEEEHTKKAYSPDKGEPQSISVEEVLPFFEQAKSVIIAPGYGMAASQAHHALREFADKLKANGVNVKYAIHPVAGRMPGHMNVLLAEANVPYTDLFDMDEINPEFPHADIALVVGANDVTNPAARTVKSSPIYGMPILDVDKAKKVIVLKRSMSPGFSGVENELYHKEHTFLLFGDAKESLTRLAYGFKRAWGG, from the coding sequence ATGAGCATATTGCAGCTGTGTTATGTTATTTCCGCGATACTTTTCATTCTTGGCATACGCTCCCTGAGTTCCCCGGAAACAGCCAGAAGAGGCATGAATTTTGCGTCTGTCGGCATGCTGATTGCCATCATTGGAACCTTGTTCAACCATCAGATTGTATCCTATGTCTGGATTATTGCCGGTATTGTATTGGGAACAGTGCTCAGCCTGCCGATTTCGCTATGGATTCCCATGACCAAGATTCCCCAGCGCATCGCCCTTTCCCATGCTGGCGGCGCGCTGGCAGCCTGCTTAATCGGCGTCGCCGAATATTACCGCTACCACGCATCACTTTCCTCCGCCAGCATGGGAATTATCGCCGTGGAAGTCATGCTGGGCGCGCTGACATTCACAGGCAGTCTCATGGTCGCCGGCAAGCTGCATGGCGTCCTTCCTAGCCGCCCTATCACATACAAGGGACAGAATATAGTGAACATATCACTGTTCGTTGTCATGGCCGGGATTGTGATTTATCTCATGCTGAATCCTGAAACGAATCTTACCTTTTATGTCTTGTTATCACTCTCATTTCTGTTCGGAATATTTCTTGTCACACCGATAGGCGCTGCTGATATGCCTGTTGTTATTGCTGTTTTTAACTCTTATGGCGGATTGACTGGCGCCGTCATGGGATTCATGCTGGCCAACCGCATCCAGATTGTCACCGGTGCGCTGGACGGCGCTTCAGGATTCATTCTCTCCATTCTTATGTGCAAAGCCATGAACCGATCCATTACCAATGTCTTATTTGGCGCATTCGGGAAAATGGAAGAAGAACACACAAAAAAAGCATATTCCCCAGACAAGGGCGAGCCTCAATCCATTTCGGTGGAAGAAGTATTGCCATTTTTCGAACAGGCCAAATCTGTCATTATTGCTCCAGGTTATGGTATGGCAGCATCACAGGCTCACCATGCCTTGAGAGAATTCGCAGATAAACTGAAAGCAAACGGCGTGAATGTGAAATACGCCATACATCCGGTTGCCGGCAGGATGCCAGGCCACATGAATGTTTTGCTGGCGGAAGCAAATGTTCCGTACACGGATTTATTTGACATGGATGAAATCAATCCTGAATTCCCGCATGCGGACATCGCTCTCGTAGTGGGCGCCAATGATGTGACAAATCCGGCCGCACGTACCGTCAAATCCAGCCCGATTTATGGCATGCCCATTCTCGATGTCGATAAAGCCAAAAAAGTCATTGTCCTGAAACGCAGCATGAGCCCCGGCTTTTCAGGCGTTGAAAATGAACTTTATCACAAGGAACATACTTTCCTTCTCTTTGGTGACGCAAAAGAAAGCCTCACCCGGCTTGCATACGGGTTTAAACGCGCCTGGGGAGGCTAG
- the maiA gene encoding maleylacetoacetate isomerase — protein sequence MLKLYDYFRSSASYRVRIALNLKKLDYQSVPVHLLNNGGEQHSDEYRKINPQSLVPALQDGNKILTQSLAIIEYLEDLHPEPPLLPSHPYEKARVRSFALSIAADLHPLNNLRILKYLTEELHLSDEQKTKWYHHWMNKGLTALEKQLERHPSTDEFCFGSQPTLADLCLVPQLLNARRFNCNLDACPTLVRIDANCQKLEAFIKARPAEAAA from the coding sequence ATGCTGAAACTCTATGATTATTTCCGTTCCAGCGCGAGTTATCGCGTAAGAATTGCGCTCAATCTGAAAAAGCTGGATTATCAATCTGTTCCTGTTCATTTATTGAATAACGGCGGGGAGCAGCATTCCGATGAATACCGGAAGATCAACCCCCAATCCCTGGTGCCCGCGCTGCAGGATGGAAACAAGATCCTGACCCAATCGCTTGCGATCATTGAATACCTGGAAGACTTGCATCCTGAACCGCCTTTGCTGCCATCCCATCCCTATGAAAAAGCCCGGGTTCGCTCATTCGCCTTATCCATCGCCGCGGATTTGCATCCGTTGAATAACTTACGCATCTTGAAATATCTGACGGAAGAGCTGCATCTGTCCGACGAGCAAAAAACCAAGTGGTATCATCACTGGATGAACAAAGGTCTTACCGCCCTGGAAAAACAGCTGGAGCGTCACCCATCAACCGATGAATTTTGTTTTGGCAGCCAGCCCACACTCGCTGATTTGTGCCTGGTTCCACAACTGCTGAACGCAAGAAGATTTAACTGCAATCTAGATGCCTGCCCCACCCTGGTGCGCATTGACGCAAACTGTCAAAAACTGGAAGCCTTTATCAAGGCACGTCCTGCTGAGGCGGCGGCATAA